In the Pseudoalteromonas undina genome, one interval contains:
- a CDS encoding MmcQ/YjbR family DNA-binding protein, whose amino-acid sequence MNQQTVHTYLMNKPLVKLTQPFAKDVDVYKVNHKMFATLALSNEGETDENGEPIWWLNLKCDPDEAQSLRDIFPSVIPGYHMNKRLWNTVILDGSVPQGEIERMIDNSFNLVVDNMPDKDKQAIEALL is encoded by the coding sequence ATGAACCAACAAACTGTACATACTTATTTAATGAACAAACCGTTAGTTAAACTAACGCAACCTTTTGCTAAAGATGTTGATGTATATAAAGTAAACCATAAGATGTTCGCCACCCTTGCACTGAGCAATGAGGGTGAAACCGATGAAAACGGCGAACCTATTTGGTGGCTAAACTTAAAGTGCGACCCTGATGAAGCACAGTCATTACGTGATATTTTTCCTTCGGTGATTCCAGGTTATCATATGAATAAACGCCTTTGGAATACAGTGATTTTAGACGGCTCAGTACCACAAGGTGAAATTGAGCGTATGATTGATAATTCATTTAATTTGGTGGTCGACAATATGCCAGATAAAGACAAACAGGCTATTGAAGCCTTACTGTAA
- the fadJ gene encoding fatty acid oxidation complex subunit alpha FadJ, giving the protein MTDSVFNLTVDDNKIAVVTIDVPGEKMNTLRDSFADDLKALLAQAKEHAVKGMVFISGKSDNFIAGADVKMLDSVEKREDALAISELCHQAFFDMKKLPYTTVSAIHGAALGGGLEFALACDYRVGTDSDLTKIGLPEVQLGLLPGGGGTQRLTKIVGIQKALEWMLTGKQIRPKQAKKAGVLDDCVPQSVLLKVAKEFAAKKKQQAKEPKLDKISKLLESNPFGRNFIFKKAKENVLKKTGGHYPAPLAIIKAVRASVELDEMKAYKTEAEGFATLVMSDESKALRGIFFATTEMKKEWRNDDAPAISKTAVLGGGLMGAGIAHVSAVKAKLPVRIKDVAEQGISNAMNYTYKILDKRLKRRIMSKADMQLTMNRITGTTDYSGFKHIDLVIEAVFEDLELKQGMVADVEQQCQANTIFASNTSSLPISQIAAKAERPENVIGLHYFSPVEKMPLVEIIPHEGTSQETIARVVNFARKQGKTPIVVKDMAGFYVNRILAPYLNEAANLMLAGEPIEKIDAALVEFGFPVGPLALLDEVGIDIGSKIAPILEKELGERFKGPDAFSRMIDSKRLGRKTGRGFYEYDKKGKKVDESVYELLGVTPAPRLNKNEIAKRCVSQMLNEAARCLDDGIIASPRDGDIGAIFGIGFPPFLGGPFSYMDKLGASKISSDMSTLANSNAIFAPCESLVAMADKGDKFYTTATRTAEVESEQVDNKSTDTQNEMTEHKD; this is encoded by the coding sequence ATGACAGATTCAGTATTTAATTTAACGGTTGATGATAACAAAATAGCCGTGGTAACCATTGATGTGCCGGGTGAAAAAATGAATACCCTGCGTGACAGCTTTGCTGATGATTTAAAAGCATTATTAGCACAAGCTAAAGAGCATGCAGTGAAAGGTATGGTATTTATTAGTGGCAAAAGTGATAACTTCATTGCCGGTGCTGATGTGAAAATGCTAGACAGCGTTGAAAAACGCGAAGATGCATTAGCTATCAGCGAATTATGCCATCAAGCATTTTTTGATATGAAAAAACTACCGTATACCACGGTTAGTGCTATTCACGGCGCTGCTTTAGGTGGTGGTTTAGAGTTTGCTTTAGCATGTGATTATCGCGTTGGTACAGATAGCGATTTAACTAAAATTGGTTTACCAGAAGTACAACTAGGTTTATTGCCTGGCGGTGGTGGTACACAACGCTTAACTAAAATCGTGGGTATTCAAAAAGCCCTTGAGTGGATGCTAACTGGTAAGCAAATTCGTCCAAAACAAGCTAAAAAAGCCGGTGTATTGGATGATTGTGTTCCACAAAGCGTACTGCTAAAAGTGGCCAAAGAGTTTGCGGCGAAGAAAAAGCAACAAGCTAAAGAGCCTAAACTTGATAAGATCAGTAAGCTATTAGAATCAAACCCGTTTGGTCGTAACTTTATCTTTAAAAAAGCTAAAGAAAACGTACTTAAAAAAACCGGTGGTCACTACCCAGCGCCGCTTGCGATTATTAAAGCGGTTCGTGCAAGCGTAGAGCTTGATGAAATGAAAGCGTATAAAACCGAAGCCGAAGGCTTTGCTACGTTAGTAATGAGTGATGAGTCTAAAGCACTTCGCGGTATTTTCTTTGCAACCACTGAAATGAAAAAAGAATGGCGCAACGATGACGCTCCTGCGATTAGTAAAACTGCTGTGTTAGGTGGCGGATTAATGGGCGCAGGTATTGCCCATGTAAGTGCGGTTAAGGCTAAATTGCCGGTACGTATTAAAGATGTGGCAGAGCAGGGCATAAGTAATGCCATGAACTACACATACAAAATCTTAGATAAACGCCTTAAGCGCCGTATTATGTCTAAAGCTGATATGCAGTTAACCATGAACCGCATTACTGGCACTACGGATTACAGCGGCTTTAAGCACATAGATTTAGTGATAGAAGCGGTATTTGAAGATTTAGAGCTTAAGCAAGGTATGGTTGCTGATGTTGAGCAGCAATGCCAAGCGAATACTATTTTTGCAAGTAATACTTCGTCATTACCTATTTCGCAAATTGCAGCAAAAGCAGAACGCCCTGAAAATGTAATTGGTTTACATTATTTCTCGCCAGTAGAGAAAATGCCACTGGTAGAGATCATTCCTCACGAAGGCACGTCACAAGAAACCATTGCTCGTGTAGTTAACTTTGCACGTAAGCAAGGTAAAACGCCAATTGTAGTAAAAGATATGGCTGGTTTTTATGTAAACCGTATTTTAGCGCCATACCTTAATGAAGCGGCTAACTTAATGCTTGCTGGTGAGCCGATTGAAAAAATAGACGCGGCCTTAGTCGAATTTGGTTTTCCTGTTGGACCGTTGGCACTGCTGGACGAAGTGGGTATTGATATTGGATCTAAAATTGCGCCAATTCTTGAAAAAGAATTGGGTGAGCGCTTTAAAGGGCCTGATGCTTTCTCGCGCATGATTGATTCAAAACGTCTTGGTCGTAAAACAGGGCGCGGTTTTTATGAATACGACAAGAAAGGCAAAAAGGTCGATGAGTCAGTCTATGAGCTACTAGGTGTAACCCCAGCCCCACGTTTAAATAAAAACGAGATTGCTAAGCGCTGTGTTTCACAAATGCTTAATGAAGCGGCTCGTTGTTTAGATGATGGTATTATCGCAAGCCCGCGTGATGGTGATATTGGTGCTATTTTTGGTATTGGTTTCCCACCGTTCTTAGGTGGCCCGTTTAGCTACATGGACAAATTAGGTGCGAGTAAAATAAGCTCTGATATGTCTACATTGGCTAACAGCAATGCGATTTTTGCACCCTGTGAATCACTGGTTGCAATGGCTGATAAAGGCGATAAGTTTTACACTACAGCCACTAGAACAGCTGAAGTTGAGTCAGAGCAGGTAGATAATAAATCGACTGATACTCAAAATGAGATGACTGAACACAAAGATTAA
- the yeiP gene encoding elongation factor P-like protein YeiP: MPKASDVKKGTAIDFNGRVLVVKDIVRSVPQGRAGGSLYRMRLYDVVTGSKVDETFKDSDMLNLADLTRREAMLSYIDGDEYVFMDNEDYTPYNLNKDAIAEEIQFVNEETQGVHVIVIDGTAVGLDLPSSVELVVEETDPSIKGASASARSKPARLSTGLTIQVPEHISTGDRIRINTAEHKFMGRADK, from the coding sequence ATGCCAAAGGCGAGTGATGTTAAAAAAGGGACGGCTATTGACTTTAATGGCCGTGTATTAGTAGTAAAAGATATCGTACGCTCAGTACCACAAGGTCGTGCAGGTGGTAGTTTATACCGTATGCGTTTATACGATGTAGTAACGGGTAGTAAAGTTGACGAAACATTTAAAGACAGCGATATGCTTAATCTTGCTGATTTAACCCGTCGTGAAGCCATGCTGTCGTATATTGATGGGGATGAGTATGTCTTCATGGATAATGAAGATTACACGCCTTACAATTTAAATAAAGACGCCATAGCGGAAGAAATTCAATTTGTTAATGAAGAAACCCAAGGTGTGCACGTTATTGTAATTGACGGTACTGCTGTAGGTCTTGATCTTCCTTCAAGTGTTGAACTTGTTGTTGAAGAAACCGACCCTTCAATTAAGGGAGCTTCAGCCAGCGCTCGCTCAAAGCCTGCACGCTTATCAACGGGCTTAACGATCCAAGTACCAGAGCATATTTCAACGGGTGATCGCATCCGCATTAATACTGCCGAGCATAAGTTTATGGGTCGTGCTGACAAATAA